The DNA window ATTTCGCGATTTCTCTGCCACTGTTCGTGGTGGTCCTGGGTGGAATTGCGGCAGGTGTCATTATCGGCTTTGTGTGGGAATGGCTGCGCGAGCACAAACACCGGAAAGAGGCCACGGTGAAACACCGCGAGGTTCGCAAGCTCGAGCGTGAAGTGACCAAGCTCAAGGACAAGACAAACGAGGGCAAGGACGAGGTGCTGGCCATCCTGGATGAGGCCACAGCCAAGTAAGCCGATGTCGCAAGCTGTCAGTGCAAAGATTTGCGGGGTCAAGGCGCCCGCAGACATCGCGGCTGCCGCCGAGGCGGGTGCGCGCTATGTCGGATTTGTCTTTTTTCCAAAGTCCCCGCGGTGCCTGACGGTTGAACAGGCCGCAACCCTGGCGGCCGAGGTGCCCCTTGGCGTAGCCAAAGTCGCTTTGACGGTGAATGCCACCGACGCAGAGCTGGATGAAATCACGCGCGCCGTGCCGCTGGACATGTTGCAGTTGCACGGCACGGAAAGCCCCGAACGCGTGGCCGAGGTCAAGGCCCGCTATGGCTTGCCGGTGATGAAGGCGATCGGGATTGCCGACGCCGAGGATTTGCCACAGATCGAGCTATACTCGGATGTCGCCGACCAACTGCTGATCGACGCCAAACCACCCAAAAACGCCGACCTTCCGGGGGGCAATGGATTGGCCTTTGACTGGCGCCTGCTGGCGGGCCGCAAGTATTGGCAAAAGCCCTGGATGCTGGCAGGTGGCTTGACGCCCGACAATGTGGCCGAGGCGATCCGGATGACCGGCGCGCGTCAGGTGGATGTCTCTTCGGGTGTTGAAAGCGCGCCCGGGGTCAAGGACCCAGAGCGCATTGCGGCCTTTGTGAAATCGACAACAGCCTGAACCCAAAAGACAAATCTTTTGCGCGTCATGGCGCGGAAGGATGGCGGCATGTGATCAAGTGATCCAATGTCGGGATGACCGCGTATTCCTGTTATTCCAACATGGAGGACATGGAATGTTTCGTCGTATGTTTTTGAGCATGACCGCAGGCGCCGCGATCGCGGCCTCGGTGATGACCCCCGCAACTGCTGCCGGCCAGGATATCGTAGACACTGCCGTGGGCGCAGGCACATTCGGAACGCTGGTCGCAGCCGTGCAGGCCGCAGGGTTGGTGCCGACGCTGAAAGGACATGGCCCGTTTACCGTTTTTGCACCCACGGACGAGGCATTCGCGGCGCTGCCTGAAGGCACGGTCGAAAGCCTGCTTCTGCCTGAAAACAAGGACCAACTGGTTGCTATTCTGACCTATCATGTTG is part of the Falsiruegeria litorea R37 genome and encodes:
- a CDS encoding LapA family protein; its protein translation is MRYLRYAFLGALAIILVSVSVANRDFVTLRLVPEDLAGVLGFNFAISLPLFVVVLGGIAAGVIIGFVWEWLREHKHRKEATVKHREVRKLEREVTKLKDKTNEGKDEVLAILDEATAK
- a CDS encoding phosphoribosylanthranilate isomerase, producing MSQAVSAKICGVKAPADIAAAAEAGARYVGFVFFPKSPRCLTVEQAATLAAEVPLGVAKVALTVNATDAELDEITRAVPLDMLQLHGTESPERVAEVKARYGLPVMKAIGIADAEDLPQIELYSDVADQLLIDAKPPKNADLPGGNGLAFDWRLLAGRKYWQKPWMLAGGLTPDNVAEAIRMTGARQVDVSSGVESAPGVKDPERIAAFVKSTTA
- a CDS encoding fasciclin domain-containing protein, producing the protein MFRRMFLSMTAGAAIAASVMTPATAAGQDIVDTAVGAGTFGTLVAAVQAAGLVPTLKGHGPFTVFAPTDEAFAALPEGTVESLLLPENKDQLVAILTYHVVPAKVMAGDIAGKKAKVLTVQGDRLDVNARNGVKVDGAKVVAADIEASNGVIHVIDKVLLP